In Alosa sapidissima isolate fAloSap1 chromosome 11, fAloSap1.pri, whole genome shotgun sequence, a single window of DNA contains:
- the isg20 gene encoding apoptosis-enhancing nuclease isoform X1: MRCELFQTVNMSGIEITCGRISPCGPLNGQPRAHTYSISKVYKKSKRKPTKRKTKEKPDDGTDAHKATSSAKKRKLCEIKGDDLGCSAYSGTDDCVVDTPASVFSKSTGDQESTIDHLQPIMEKRVPTFGERWELDSGFASEASPPSSGRCSPCIGRCRAKVVAIDCEMVGTGPDGHCSELARCSVLNYDGAVLYDQYILPSRPVTNYRTRWSGIRKQHLQHAVPFQKARTEIVTLIKDKVVIGHALHNDFKALGFSHPWHMIRDTMSSRALRQMCGLPSKSGASLKTLTRRLLNRNIQVGKAGHCSVEDARAALDLYKLVEEQWEQDDSERERAPAQPGPDPSLSHYMLDQYWPEHMDCGQ, translated from the exons ATGAG ATGTGAGCTATTTCAGACAGTGAACATGTCGGGCATAGAGATCACATGTGGAAGAATTTCCCCCTGTGGCCCACTGAATGGACAGCCTCgggcacatacatacagtatttcaAAAGTATACAAGAAGTCTAAGAGGAAGCCTACAAAACGAAAGACCAAAGAAAAACCAGACGATGGTACCGACGCTCATAAAGCGACCAGCtctgcaaagaaaaggaaattgTGTGAGATTAAAGGAGATGACCTAGGATGCAGTGCATATTCTGGGACAGATGATTGTGTTGTTGACACTCCCGCTTCTGTATTCAGTAAAAGCACAGGTGACCAGGAATCCACTATTGATCACTTGCAGCCCATTATGGAGAAGAGGGTTCCTACATTCGGTGAACGTTGGGAGTTGGACAGTGGTTTTGCCTCCGAGGCGAGCCCACCCTCCAGTGGCCGATGCTCACCCTGCATTGGCAGGTGTCGTGCCAAAGTTGTGGCCATAGACTGTGAGATGGTGGGTACGGGCCCTGACGGACATTGCAGTGAGCTGGCACGCTGTAGTGTCTTGAACTATGATGGTGCTGTACTGTATGACCAGTATATTCTGCCAAGTCGGCCCGTCACAAACTACCGCACTCGCTGGAGTGGAATCAGAAAGCAGCACCTCCAGCATGCCGTCCCTTTTCAAAAGGCCAGGACAGAG ATTGTAACTCTAATTAAGGATAAGGTGGTTATCGGTCATGCGCTTCACAACGACTTTAAGGCCCTGGGGTTCTCACACCCTTGGCATATGATCAGGGATACGATGTCATCGCGAGCACTTCGACAGATGTGTGGCTTACCTTCTAAAAGTGGCGCATCACTGAAGACTCTAACGCGAAGACTCCTCAATAGAAATATTCAG GTTGGGAAGGCGGGACACTGCTCGGTGGAAGATGCCCGGGCTGCGCTGGATCTCTACAAGCTAGTGGAGGAGCAGTGGGAGCAGGATGActctgagagggagagggcaccCGCTCAGCCCGGCCCTGACCCCTCCCTCAGCCACTACATGCTGGACCAGTACTGGCCAGAGCATATGGACTGTGGCCAGTGA
- the LOC121723958 gene encoding cation channel sperm-associated protein 2-like isoform X3, protein MGTEQERCVRRAEIVRSKLIQSFYLIDQLQEGQRGSPKYSIRDVFEIFDNMDPKLELLRLILDMMDWSILAIFFLEMLLKWLDNFRHFWKSTWNIFDFVVTFLSVVPQIIRAVGGANTSHIQVVEYLRKLRILRALKMVSKFRQIRLIVLTVSKAFKAMSFIFLLLLVFAYIFAVVGVILFQAYTRSDVSGLTYHDSFKDIMNSFITLFILFTLDHWYAILADTRKVPEMDPNICGVYIILWLIIGAVIFRNIFVGILVNNFQSIRQDLSREVQQIENQQKADHFKAEFINRRKSHLMLPQLPQIAQELEETPIDPTEISNMNVYSTKDKDWETYVEENVTVMQNQEMDEQVFWPRDSLFKYFELLELLQLNLDNRKRLQGLAAQALLNLHDS, encoded by the exons ATGGGGACAGAG CAGGAGAGATGCGTCCGCAGAGCGGAAATAGTGCGATCCAAactcatccagtccttctattTGATTGACCAACTTCAGGAGGGTCAGCGGGGTTCTCCGAAGTATTCTATCAGGGATGTATTTG AGATATTTGACAACATGGACCCAAAGCTGGAGCTTCTGAGGTTAATCTTGGATATGATGGACTGGAGTATTTTAGCTATTTTCTTCCTGGAGATGCTGCTGAAATGGTTGGACAATTTCAGGCACTTTTGGAAGAGTACTTGGAACATCTTTGATTTTGTAGTCACATTCTTG TCTGTCGTCCCACAAATCATCCGAGCCGTCGGAGGAGCAAACACAAGTCACATCCAGGTGGTGGAGTATCTGCGGAAGCTCCGCATCCTAAGAGCTCTAAAGATGGTGTCCAAATTTCGTCAGATTCGGCTTATTGTGTTAACAGTCTCCAAAGCGTTTAAG gCTATGTCTTTCATCTTTCTACTTCTGCTGGTATTTGCTTACATTTTTGCTGTGGTTGGAGTCATCCTGTTCCAGGCTTACACGCGTTCTGATGTCTCGGGTCTAACATACCATGACAGTTTCAA GGACATTATGAATTCTTTCATCACACTTTTCATCCTCTTTACCCTGGATCACTGGTATGCAATTCTGGCCGACACGAGGAAGGTTCCGGAGATGGACCCAAACATCTGTGGAGTTTACATCATTCTGTGGCTCATTATTGGGGCTGTTATATTTCGCAACATTTTTGTTGGGATTCTAG TGAATAATTTCCAGTCAATAAGACAAGACTTGTCACGAGAAGTCCAGCAAATTGAGAATCAACAAAAGGCTGACCACTTCAAAGCAGAGTTCATTAACAG GAGAAAAAGTCATTTGATGCTTCCACA ATTACCACAAATAGCACAGGAGTTGGAGGAGACCCCAATAGACCCAACAGAGATTTCAAATATGAATGTGTATAGTACAAAGGACAAGG ACTGGGAGACCTACGTGGAGGAGAACGTGACGGTGATGCAGAACCAGGAGATGGATGAGCAGGTCTTCTGGCCCAGGGATTCCCTCTTCAAATACTTTGAGCTCCTGGAGCTGCTACAGCTCAACCTGGACAACAGAAAGCGTCTGCAGGGTTTGGCAG CTCAAGCATTGCTCAATCTGCATGACTCCTAA
- the LOC121723958 gene encoding cation channel sperm-associated protein 2-like isoform X1: MGTEQERCVRRAEIVRSKLIQSFYLIDQLQEGQRGSPKYSIRDVFDSQTLRGKDSHQLVRFEISQGDHIISMEDRRRSRLRNCHRRFPPLNMFSHWVIESHLFSNIIVALIIFNTIVLEIQAEIFDNMDPKLELLRLILDMMDWSILAIFFLEMLLKWLDNFRHFWKSTWNIFDFVVTFLSVVPQIIRAVGGANTSHIQVVEYLRKLRILRALKMVSKFRQIRLIVLTVSKAFKAMSFIFLLLLVFAYIFAVVGVILFQAYTRSDVSGLTYHDSFKDIMNSFITLFILFTLDHWYAILADTRKVPEMDPNICGVYIILWLIIGAVIFRNIFVGILVNNFQSIRQDLSREVQQIENQQKADHFKAEFINRRKSHLMLPQLPQIAQELEETPIDPTEISNMNVYSTKDKDWETYVEENVTVMQNQEMDEQVFWPRDSLFKYFELLELLQLNLDNRKRLQGLAAQALLNLHDS; the protein is encoded by the exons ATGGGGACAGAG CAGGAGAGATGCGTCCGCAGAGCGGAAATAGTGCGATCCAAactcatccagtccttctattTGATTGACCAACTTCAGGAGGGTCAGCGGGGTTCTCCGAAGTATTCTATCAGGGATGTATTTG ACTCTCAGACCTTGCGGGGAAAAGACTCCCACCAGTTAGTGCGCTTTGAGATATCTCAGGGGGACCACATCATCTCTATGGAGGACCGCAGGCGAAGTCGCCTTAGGAATTGCCACAGACGTTTCCCACCTCTCAACATGTTCTCTCACTGGGTCATCGAAA GTCATCTGTTTTCAAATATTATTGTTGCACtcattattttcaacactattgtATTAGAAATTCAAGCAG AGATATTTGACAACATGGACCCAAAGCTGGAGCTTCTGAGGTTAATCTTGGATATGATGGACTGGAGTATTTTAGCTATTTTCTTCCTGGAGATGCTGCTGAAATGGTTGGACAATTTCAGGCACTTTTGGAAGAGTACTTGGAACATCTTTGATTTTGTAGTCACATTCTTG TCTGTCGTCCCACAAATCATCCGAGCCGTCGGAGGAGCAAACACAAGTCACATCCAGGTGGTGGAGTATCTGCGGAAGCTCCGCATCCTAAGAGCTCTAAAGATGGTGTCCAAATTTCGTCAGATTCGGCTTATTGTGTTAACAGTCTCCAAAGCGTTTAAG gCTATGTCTTTCATCTTTCTACTTCTGCTGGTATTTGCTTACATTTTTGCTGTGGTTGGAGTCATCCTGTTCCAGGCTTACACGCGTTCTGATGTCTCGGGTCTAACATACCATGACAGTTTCAA GGACATTATGAATTCTTTCATCACACTTTTCATCCTCTTTACCCTGGATCACTGGTATGCAATTCTGGCCGACACGAGGAAGGTTCCGGAGATGGACCCAAACATCTGTGGAGTTTACATCATTCTGTGGCTCATTATTGGGGCTGTTATATTTCGCAACATTTTTGTTGGGATTCTAG TGAATAATTTCCAGTCAATAAGACAAGACTTGTCACGAGAAGTCCAGCAAATTGAGAATCAACAAAAGGCTGACCACTTCAAAGCAGAGTTCATTAACAG GAGAAAAAGTCATTTGATGCTTCCACA ATTACCACAAATAGCACAGGAGTTGGAGGAGACCCCAATAGACCCAACAGAGATTTCAAATATGAATGTGTATAGTACAAAGGACAAGG ACTGGGAGACCTACGTGGAGGAGAACGTGACGGTGATGCAGAACCAGGAGATGGATGAGCAGGTCTTCTGGCCCAGGGATTCCCTCTTCAAATACTTTGAGCTCCTGGAGCTGCTACAGCTCAACCTGGACAACAGAAAGCGTCTGCAGGGTTTGGCAG CTCAAGCATTGCTCAATCTGCATGACTCCTAA
- the LOC121723958 gene encoding cation channel sperm-associated protein 2-like isoform X2: protein MGTEERCVRRAEIVRSKLIQSFYLIDQLQEGQRGSPKYSIRDVFDSQTLRGKDSHQLVRFEISQGDHIISMEDRRRSRLRNCHRRFPPLNMFSHWVIESHLFSNIIVALIIFNTIVLEIQAEIFDNMDPKLELLRLILDMMDWSILAIFFLEMLLKWLDNFRHFWKSTWNIFDFVVTFLSVVPQIIRAVGGANTSHIQVVEYLRKLRILRALKMVSKFRQIRLIVLTVSKAFKAMSFIFLLLLVFAYIFAVVGVILFQAYTRSDVSGLTYHDSFKDIMNSFITLFILFTLDHWYAILADTRKVPEMDPNICGVYIILWLIIGAVIFRNIFVGILVNNFQSIRQDLSREVQQIENQQKADHFKAEFINRRKSHLMLPQLPQIAQELEETPIDPTEISNMNVYSTKDKDWETYVEENVTVMQNQEMDEQVFWPRDSLFKYFELLELLQLNLDNRKRLQGLAAQALLNLHDS, encoded by the exons ATGGGGACAGAG GAGAGATGCGTCCGCAGAGCGGAAATAGTGCGATCCAAactcatccagtccttctattTGATTGACCAACTTCAGGAGGGTCAGCGGGGTTCTCCGAAGTATTCTATCAGGGATGTATTTG ACTCTCAGACCTTGCGGGGAAAAGACTCCCACCAGTTAGTGCGCTTTGAGATATCTCAGGGGGACCACATCATCTCTATGGAGGACCGCAGGCGAAGTCGCCTTAGGAATTGCCACAGACGTTTCCCACCTCTCAACATGTTCTCTCACTGGGTCATCGAAA GTCATCTGTTTTCAAATATTATTGTTGCACtcattattttcaacactattgtATTAGAAATTCAAGCAG AGATATTTGACAACATGGACCCAAAGCTGGAGCTTCTGAGGTTAATCTTGGATATGATGGACTGGAGTATTTTAGCTATTTTCTTCCTGGAGATGCTGCTGAAATGGTTGGACAATTTCAGGCACTTTTGGAAGAGTACTTGGAACATCTTTGATTTTGTAGTCACATTCTTG TCTGTCGTCCCACAAATCATCCGAGCCGTCGGAGGAGCAAACACAAGTCACATCCAGGTGGTGGAGTATCTGCGGAAGCTCCGCATCCTAAGAGCTCTAAAGATGGTGTCCAAATTTCGTCAGATTCGGCTTATTGTGTTAACAGTCTCCAAAGCGTTTAAG gCTATGTCTTTCATCTTTCTACTTCTGCTGGTATTTGCTTACATTTTTGCTGTGGTTGGAGTCATCCTGTTCCAGGCTTACACGCGTTCTGATGTCTCGGGTCTAACATACCATGACAGTTTCAA GGACATTATGAATTCTTTCATCACACTTTTCATCCTCTTTACCCTGGATCACTGGTATGCAATTCTGGCCGACACGAGGAAGGTTCCGGAGATGGACCCAAACATCTGTGGAGTTTACATCATTCTGTGGCTCATTATTGGGGCTGTTATATTTCGCAACATTTTTGTTGGGATTCTAG TGAATAATTTCCAGTCAATAAGACAAGACTTGTCACGAGAAGTCCAGCAAATTGAGAATCAACAAAAGGCTGACCACTTCAAAGCAGAGTTCATTAACAG GAGAAAAAGTCATTTGATGCTTCCACA ATTACCACAAATAGCACAGGAGTTGGAGGAGACCCCAATAGACCCAACAGAGATTTCAAATATGAATGTGTATAGTACAAAGGACAAGG ACTGGGAGACCTACGTGGAGGAGAACGTGACGGTGATGCAGAACCAGGAGATGGATGAGCAGGTCTTCTGGCCCAGGGATTCCCTCTTCAAATACTTTGAGCTCCTGGAGCTGCTACAGCTCAACCTGGACAACAGAAAGCGTCTGCAGGGTTTGGCAG CTCAAGCATTGCTCAATCTGCATGACTCCTAA
- the isg20 gene encoding apoptosis-enhancing nuclease isoform X2, whose translation MSGIEITCGRISPCGPLNGQPRAHTYSISKVYKKSKRKPTKRKTKEKPDDGTDAHKATSSAKKRKLCEIKGDDLGCSAYSGTDDCVVDTPASVFSKSTGDQESTIDHLQPIMEKRVPTFGERWELDSGFASEASPPSSGRCSPCIGRCRAKVVAIDCEMVGTGPDGHCSELARCSVLNYDGAVLYDQYILPSRPVTNYRTRWSGIRKQHLQHAVPFQKARTEIVTLIKDKVVIGHALHNDFKALGFSHPWHMIRDTMSSRALRQMCGLPSKSGASLKTLTRRLLNRNIQVGKAGHCSVEDARAALDLYKLVEEQWEQDDSERERAPAQPGPDPSLSHYMLDQYWPEHMDCGQ comes from the exons ATGTCGGGCATAGAGATCACATGTGGAAGAATTTCCCCCTGTGGCCCACTGAATGGACAGCCTCgggcacatacatacagtatttcaAAAGTATACAAGAAGTCTAAGAGGAAGCCTACAAAACGAAAGACCAAAGAAAAACCAGACGATGGTACCGACGCTCATAAAGCGACCAGCtctgcaaagaaaaggaaattgTGTGAGATTAAAGGAGATGACCTAGGATGCAGTGCATATTCTGGGACAGATGATTGTGTTGTTGACACTCCCGCTTCTGTATTCAGTAAAAGCACAGGTGACCAGGAATCCACTATTGATCACTTGCAGCCCATTATGGAGAAGAGGGTTCCTACATTCGGTGAACGTTGGGAGTTGGACAGTGGTTTTGCCTCCGAGGCGAGCCCACCCTCCAGTGGCCGATGCTCACCCTGCATTGGCAGGTGTCGTGCCAAAGTTGTGGCCATAGACTGTGAGATGGTGGGTACGGGCCCTGACGGACATTGCAGTGAGCTGGCACGCTGTAGTGTCTTGAACTATGATGGTGCTGTACTGTATGACCAGTATATTCTGCCAAGTCGGCCCGTCACAAACTACCGCACTCGCTGGAGTGGAATCAGAAAGCAGCACCTCCAGCATGCCGTCCCTTTTCAAAAGGCCAGGACAGAG ATTGTAACTCTAATTAAGGATAAGGTGGTTATCGGTCATGCGCTTCACAACGACTTTAAGGCCCTGGGGTTCTCACACCCTTGGCATATGATCAGGGATACGATGTCATCGCGAGCACTTCGACAGATGTGTGGCTTACCTTCTAAAAGTGGCGCATCACTGAAGACTCTAACGCGAAGACTCCTCAATAGAAATATTCAG GTTGGGAAGGCGGGACACTGCTCGGTGGAAGATGCCCGGGCTGCGCTGGATCTCTACAAGCTAGTGGAGGAGCAGTGGGAGCAGGATGActctgagagggagagggcaccCGCTCAGCCCGGCCCTGACCCCTCCCTCAGCCACTACATGCTGGACCAGTACTGGCCAGAGCATATGGACTGTGGCCAGTGA
- the pdia3 gene encoding protein disulfide-isomerase A3: MLKLIFAAFLAVAAQASDVLEFTDDDFDSRIGDHDMILVEFFAPWCGHCKRLAPEYEAAATRLKGIVALAKVDCTANSNVCSKYGVSGYPTLKIFRDGEEAGGYDGPRTADGIVSHLKKQAGPASVEVKTQAEFDKFTADRDSSVVGFFADGGSSAQAEFLKSASALRESYRFAHTNNEDLLKKYDVEAEGVILFRPPHLTNKFEDSSVKFSEEKFTNAKIKRFIQDSIFGMCPHMTDDNKDLLRGKDLLVAYYDVDYEKNPKGSNYWRNRVMKVAKGFLDQGKKLNFAVANKNSFSHDLSEMGLDASAGEIPVVGIRTAKGDKYVMQEEFSRDGKALERFLQDYFDGNLKRYLKSEPIPENNDGPVKVLVAENFDSIVNDDSKDVLIEFYAPWCGHCKSLEPKYNELGEKLANDPNIVIAKMDATANDVPSQYEVRGFPTLFFSPAGQKDSPKKYEGGREVSDFISYLKREATNPLVVQEDDKKPKKKKKVEL, encoded by the exons ATGCTCAAGTTAATATTTGCCGCTTTCCTCGCCGTTGCTGCTCAGGCAAGTGATGTGCTGGAGTTCACTGATGACGACTTTGACAGCAGAATTGGAGACCATGATATGATCCTCGTGGAATTCTTTGCACCATG GTGTGGACACTGTAAACGTCTTGCTCCTGAGTATGAAGCTGCTGCTACCCGTTTGAAAGGAATTGTCGCACTGGCAAAG GTTGACTGCACAGCCAACTCCAATGTGTGTAGTAAGTATGGCGTGAGTGGCTACCCAACCCTCAAGATCttcagagatggagaggaagcaGGGGGCTATGATGGACCTCGCACTGCAG ATGGGATTGTCAGTCACTTAAAGAAGCAGGCAGGCCCAGCGTCCGTGGAGGTCAAGACCCAGGCCGAATTTGACAAGTTTACAGCAGATCGTGATTCAAGTGTTGTGG GTTTCTTTGCTGATGGTGGCAGTTCAGCCCAGGCAGAGTTCCTCAAGTCTGCTAGTGCCCTCAGAGAGTCCTACCGCTTTGCCCACACCAACAACGAAGACCTGCTGAAGAAATACGACGTTGAAGCAGA GGGTGTCATTCTTTTCCGGCCACCACATCTGACCAATAAGTTTGAGGACAGCAGTGTTAAGTTCAGTGAGGAGAAATTCACCAATGCCAAGATCAAGCGATTCATTCAGGACAGCAT TTTTGGAATGTGCCCCCACATGACTGATGACAACAAGGACTTGCTCCGGGGGAAGGACCTGCTGGTGGCGTACTACGACGTCGACTACGAGAAGAACCCCAAGGGCTCCAACTACTGGAGGAACAG AGTGATGAAGGTCGCCAAAGGATTCCTGGATCAGGGCAAGAAGTTGAACTTTGCTGTGGCCAACAAAAACAGTTTCAGCCACGACCTCTCAGAGATGGGTCTGGATGCCAGCGCTGGAGAAATCCCTGTTGTGGGCATCCGCACAGCCAAAGGCGACAAATATGTGATGCAGGAGGAGTTCTC CCGTGATGGCAAAGCTTTGGAGCGGTTCCTGCAGGACTACTTTGATGGCAATCTTAAGCGCTACCTGAAGTCTGAACCTATTCCCGAAAACAATGATGGACCAGTCAAG GTGCTCGTGGCTGAGAACTTTGACTCCATTGTGAATGACGACAGCAAGGATGTCCTGATTGAGTTCTATGCACCATGGTGTGGCCACTGCAAGAGCCTCGAGCCCAAGTACAATGAACTGGGAGAGAAG CTTGCCAATGATCCCAACATCGTCATTGCAAAGATGGATGCAACAGCAAATGATGTGCCTTCGCAATATGAAGTTCGGGg ATTCCCCACACTCTTTTTCTCCCCAGCTGGGCAGAAAGACAGTCCAAAGAAATATGAG GGAGGTCGTGAGGTCAGTGATTTCATCTCCTACCTGAAGAGGGAGGCCACAAATCCTCTGGTGGTGCAGGAAGACGACAAGAAGcccaaaaagaagaagaaggttGAGCTCTAA